A genomic region of Planococcus kocurii contains the following coding sequences:
- a CDS encoding nucleotidyltransferase domain-containing protein, with protein MKERLSHLEAYRPVLFQDDIFIIAPQLIVVFDNFLHIDLFTVTVESFTAKDFFKVVYDPENLLEQFVASQSLTLSKEEYTDHVIDVAWFLFQYRKAAARGNEIWAVKMLSQVLEHLSRVLLYRYTPERAQLGLKAISRSLPKTIFAEVEKMSTLMTPENHAQAALIVRRLLAKEIGWIHQHITDPNKIMTLMQKMITERVEST; from the coding sequence TTGAAAGAGCGGCTGTCTCACCTTGAAGCGTATCGCCCTGTACTATTTCAAGACGACATCTTCATCATCGCGCCACAGCTTATAGTAGTTTTTGATAATTTCCTGCATATCGATTTGTTTACGGTGACAGTAGAATCATTCACGGCAAAAGATTTTTTCAAAGTCGTTTACGATCCTGAAAATTTACTTGAACAATTCGTTGCGTCGCAAAGTCTTACGCTGAGTAAAGAGGAATACACCGACCATGTTATTGATGTTGCTTGGTTTTTATTCCAATACCGGAAAGCCGCTGCACGAGGAAATGAGATTTGGGCGGTAAAGATGCTGTCGCAAGTCCTCGAACATCTCTCCCGGGTTTTACTATATCGGTATACACCCGAACGCGCGCAACTTGGATTGAAAGCAATCAGTCGCTCACTGCCCAAAACTATTTTTGCAGAAGTCGAGAAAATGTCGACCTTAATGACGCCAGAAAATCACGCACAAGCCGCTTTAATTGTTCGGCGTCTTTTAGCAAAAGAAATTGGCTGGATTCATCAGCACATAACTGACCCTAATAAAATAATGACCTTGATGCAAAAGATGATTACTGAACGAGTGGAAAGCACATAA
- a CDS encoding GGDEF domain-containing protein, translating into MGNNLYLPNKESVAELINAKNELIFQSKEKADRAAELVIANQELVFQNEEKDKRAAELIIANKELVFQNEEKDKRAAELVIANKELAFQHEEKDKRAAELVIANKELAFQTKEKAKRAAELVIANKELVFQTAEKADRAAELVIANKELVFQNEEKDRRAAELIIANQELVFQNEEKDKRAAELVIANKELAFQHEEKDKRAAELVIANKELAFQTAEKANRAAELIIANQELIFQTEEKVERAAELVIANKELIFQTEEKADRAAELVIANKELIFQTEEKADRAAELVIANKKIIFQTEEKADRAAELIIANQELIFQNEEKDKRAAELTIANQELIFQNEEILYLSYNDQLTGLYNRRFYEEELERMDTAKNLPLTIIIGDVNGLKLINDSFGHSMGDVLLKRSAEVIKQGCRTNDIICRIGGDEFVILLPNTDSSEAELIIERINELSALEKVGSLSVSVSFGHETKNNKNHAIQEVFKRADKHMYRNKLLRGNNYKI; encoded by the coding sequence ATGGGCAATAACCTTTACTTACCAAACAAAGAAAGTGTAGCCGAGCTGATTAATGCGAAGAACGAATTGATCTTTCAAAGCAAAGAAAAAGCCGATCGGGCTGCTGAATTAGTCATTGCGAATCAAGAGCTCGTTTTTCAAAATGAAGAAAAAGACAAACGTGCGGCTGAGTTGATCATCGCAAATAAAGAACTAGTCTTTCAAAATGAAGAGAAAGATAAACGGGCTGCCGAGTTAGTCATTGCGAACAAAGAACTAGCCTTTCAACATGAAGAAAAAGACAAACGTGCGGCTGAGCTAGTCATTGCGAATAAGGAACTGGCTTTTCAAACTAAAGAAAAAGCAAAGCGTGCCGCTGAATTAGTCATCGCAAACAAAGAACTGGTCTTTCAAACTGCTGAAAAAGCAGATCGTGCGGCTGAATTGGTCATCGCAAATAAAGAGTTAGTCTTTCAAAATGAAGAGAAAGATAGACGCGCGGCTGAGTTAATCATTGCGAATCAAGAGCTGGTTTTTCAAAATGAAGAAAAAGACAAACGCGCGGCTGAGTTAGTCATTGCGAATAAGGAACTGGCTTTTCAACATGAAGAAAAAGACAAACGCGCGGCTGAGCTAGTCATCGCAAACAAGGAACTGGCCTTTCAAACTGCTGAAAAAGCGAATCGTGCAGCAGAACTGATTATCGCAAATCAAGAATTGATTTTTCAAACTGAAGAAAAAGTAGAGCGTGCCGCAGAACTCGTTATTGCCAACAAAGAGTTGATCTTCCAAACTGAAGAGAAAGCGGACCGTGCGGCAGAACTCGTCATTGCCAACAAAGAGTTGATCTTCCAAACTGAAGAAAAAGCGGACCGTGCGGCAGAACTCGTCATTGCCAATAAAAAAATCATCTTTCAAACCGAAGAAAAAGCAGATCGTGCAGCCGAGTTGATTATTGCGAATCAAGAGCTGATCTTTCAAAATGAAGAAAAAGATAAACGGGCAGCTGAATTAACTATTGCGAATCAAGAACTGATCTTCCAAAATGAAGAAATTTTATATCTTAGCTATAATGACCAATTAACAGGTTTGTATAATAGAAGATTTTACGAGGAAGAACTAGAAAGAATGGATACAGCAAAAAATCTGCCTTTGACCATTATAATTGGAGATGTAAATGGTTTAAAACTGATTAATGATTCGTTTGGACATTCCATGGGTGATGTCTTATTGAAAAGATCGGCCGAGGTAATCAAACAAGGCTGTCGGACAAATGATATTATTTGCAGAATCGGTGGCGACGAGTTTGTTATTCTATTACCTAATACAGACTCTTCTGAAGCAGAGCTAATTATTGAACGCATTAATGAGTTGTCGGCACTAGAAAAAGTAGGTTCACTTAGTGTTTCTGTTTCCTTTGGTCATGAAACGAAGAACAACAAGAATCATGCAATTCAAGAAGTATTCAAACGAGCAGATAAACATATGTATCGTAATAAGCTTTTGAGAGGCAACAACTATAAAATATAG
- a CDS encoding RNA polymerase sigma factor, with the protein MQDAIVKALNSIDRLDDINYLKTWFYRIVINTSIDFIQKNKRSIEKKPNSPLRIRLFFLLSYVRRRVNSV; encoded by the coding sequence GTGCAAGATGCTATTGTGAAAGCTCTCAATTCGATTGATCGACTAGACGATATTAATTATTTAAAAACGTGGTTTTACCGAATTGTTATTAACACATCGATTGATTTTATTCAAAAAAATAAACGATCAATAGAAAAAAAGCCGAATTCTCCACTGAGAATTCGGCTTTTTTTTCTATTATCGTACGTAAGGAGAAGGGTTAACAGCGTTTGA
- a CDS encoding peptidase E: MCQIIAMGGGGFSMEPDNPLLDQYILKQAGKTRPKVCFIPTASGDAASYIEKFYDFFNQQHCEPSHLSLFKPHTRNLEAFVLQQDIIYVGGGNTKNLLVLWKEWGLDQILKKAWEQGVILAGLSAGSICWYEQGVTDSYGDKLEPLEALGFLRGSHCPHYDGEAERRPAYRQFVNQGVMQSGIAADDGAAVHYIDQKIKKVVSSRPSAKAYRVFKGGEEELAVEYLGE, translated from the coding sequence ATGTGCCAAATTATTGCGATGGGCGGTGGTGGGTTCTCGATGGAACCCGACAATCCACTCCTCGATCAATACATACTCAAACAAGCAGGTAAAACGCGACCTAAAGTTTGTTTTATCCCAACAGCAAGCGGAGATGCAGCTAGTTATATTGAAAAATTTTATGATTTTTTCAATCAACAACACTGTGAGCCGAGTCATTTGTCTTTATTCAAACCACATACACGAAACTTAGAAGCGTTTGTATTACAGCAAGACATTATTTATGTAGGCGGCGGCAATACGAAAAACTTATTGGTGCTGTGGAAAGAGTGGGGACTGGATCAAATTTTGAAAAAGGCTTGGGAACAAGGCGTCATTCTTGCAGGACTCAGCGCAGGTTCAATTTGCTGGTACGAACAGGGTGTTACCGATTCGTATGGTGACAAACTCGAACCGCTCGAGGCGCTCGGCTTTTTACGAGGAAGTCATTGTCCGCATTACGACGGCGAAGCTGAAAGAAGACCGGCCTATCGTCAGTTTGTGAACCAAGGGGTAATGCAATCCGGCATCGCCGCAGACGACGGAGCGGCTGTTCATTATATCGACCAAAAAATTAAAAAGGTAGTCAGCTCAAGACCCTCAGCCAAAGCGTACCGTGTGTTTAAAGGTGGAGAAGAAGAATTGGCGGTTGAGTATTTGGGGGAGTGA
- a CDS encoding alpha/beta hydrolase encodes MMDIFSITSEKLQDNRMIRVYTPKDYRLTDKQYPVLYIHDGQNVFRNDTAIGGMSLELEHYLDINNLDIIVVAIDQNSKERKNEYCPWRNGAYSKQFLENKTTSFGSNGASYIQFIVQELKPYIDKTYPTQESHAAMAGISLGGLITLYAACIYPHIFTNIILFSAGFYANQEKIEELIDTTDLSVLTSLYMDCGTSEAGSNSTTSHEFLVSNQRVAKKLNRKCSVVTFNILEGEKHNYLSFQKRVPELFSFLQNEVLL; translated from the coding sequence ATGATGGATATTTTTTCGATCACATCAGAGAAGTTACAAGACAATCGAATGATTCGAGTTTATACACCTAAAGATTACCGATTAACTGATAAGCAGTATCCAGTATTGTATATACACGATGGCCAAAATGTTTTTCGAAATGATACTGCAATTGGTGGGATGTCTCTAGAGTTAGAGCATTATTTAGATATAAATAATTTAGACATAATCGTTGTAGCGATAGATCAAAATAGCAAAGAACGAAAAAACGAATATTGTCCTTGGAGAAATGGAGCATATAGCAAACAATTTCTAGAGAATAAAACAACGTCTTTTGGAAGCAATGGAGCGAGCTACATACAATTCATTGTTCAAGAACTGAAACCTTATATTGATAAAACGTACCCAACACAAGAAAGTCATGCAGCAATGGCTGGAATTTCGCTTGGCGGGTTGATTACTTTATACGCAGCTTGTATTTACCCGCATATATTCACAAACATCATTCTTTTTTCAGCCGGATTTTATGCCAATCAAGAAAAAATCGAAGAGTTGATAGATACAACAGACTTATCTGTACTAACTTCACTATATATGGACTGCGGTACAAGTGAAGCGGGGAGTAATTCAACCACTAGCCATGAATTTTTGGTTTCGAATCAGAGGGTTGCAAAAAAGTTGAACAGAAAGTGTTCTGTTGTCACTTTTAACATATTAGAAGGGGAGAAACACAACTACCTTTCTTTTCAGAAAAGAGTTCCAGAGCTTTTTAGTTTTTTACAAAACGAGGTGCTTTTATGA
- the panB gene encoding 3-methyl-2-oxobutanoate hydroxymethyltransferase encodes MKNTASLIKMKTQNEKIAMLTAYDYPSAKLAEEAGIDVILVGDSLGMVVLGYDSTVKVTVDDMIHHGKAARRGAPDTFLVVDMPFASFHGSAQRILDNAVQIFQETGAEAVKVEGADEVVDAIQLLTRAGIPVVAHLGLLPQSAGVLGGYKVQGKTADAAQKLIEDAQACEAAGACMLVLECIPYQLADKVTTALTIPVIGIGAGSETDGQVLVYHDTLKYGSHHLPKFVRSYAETGEIIKNGLIQYVNEVKSNTFPAEEHRFTMREEELQQLYGGKE; translated from the coding sequence ATGAAGAATACCGCATCACTCATCAAAATGAAAACACAAAACGAAAAAATCGCCATGCTGACCGCTTATGATTACCCGTCAGCCAAGCTTGCTGAAGAAGCTGGAATCGATGTCATTTTAGTCGGCGATTCTTTAGGAATGGTCGTTCTTGGATATGATTCTACTGTAAAAGTAACCGTAGATGACATGATTCATCACGGAAAAGCAGCTCGTCGCGGAGCTCCCGACACATTTTTAGTGGTAGATATGCCATTTGCTTCGTTTCATGGAAGCGCACAACGTATACTGGATAACGCTGTTCAAATTTTTCAGGAGACTGGAGCGGAAGCGGTAAAAGTAGAAGGTGCAGATGAGGTAGTTGACGCCATACAATTATTAACACGTGCCGGCATTCCGGTTGTTGCGCATCTCGGATTGCTGCCTCAGTCAGCAGGTGTTCTAGGCGGTTATAAAGTTCAAGGGAAAACCGCAGATGCCGCACAAAAGCTAATTGAGGATGCACAAGCTTGTGAAGCAGCAGGAGCGTGTATGCTGGTTCTGGAATGTATTCCGTACCAATTAGCTGACAAAGTCACCACAGCTCTCACCATCCCGGTCATCGGCATTGGAGCGGGCAGTGAAACAGATGGCCAAGTTTTGGTTTATCACGACACCTTGAAATACGGATCGCACCATTTGCCGAAATTTGTACGGTCTTATGCAGAAACAGGCGAGATCATAAAAAACGGCTTGATTCAGTACGTCAATGAAGTGAAATCAAACACATTTCCTGCGGAGGAACACCGCTTTACGATGAGGGAAGAAGAACTCCAGCAGTTGTATGGAGGAAAAGAATAG
- a CDS encoding GNAT family N-acetyltransferase → MKIELIKAEVSDAPSILAMQKESFMPLLVKYQDIQTNPANETLEQVLTRITMSGSFFYKIVKGQKMVGAIRVKYGGENRFWISPIFVDPQFQGLGIAKEAMKLVEEQHAEAHVWELATILEEEATCRFYEKLGYQSTGVTQSLNSNATLGYFNKIAKDAD, encoded by the coding sequence ATGAAAATAGAATTAATTAAAGCAGAAGTTTCGGATGCCCCGTCTATTTTAGCAATGCAAAAAGAGTCTTTCATGCCACTATTAGTAAAATATCAAGACATACAGACAAATCCTGCGAACGAAACACTGGAACAAGTTCTCACTCGAATCACAATGTCGGGCTCATTTTTCTACAAAATCGTAAAAGGACAGAAAATGGTAGGCGCAATACGCGTCAAGTACGGCGGAGAAAACCGTTTTTGGATTAGTCCTATATTTGTAGATCCACAGTTCCAAGGTCTTGGTATTGCTAAAGAAGCAATGAAGCTAGTTGAAGAACAGCATGCAGAAGCGCATGTTTGGGAGCTCGCGACCATTTTAGAAGAAGAAGCAACCTGTAGGTTTTACGAAAAATTAGGATATCAATCAACAGGAGTGACTCAATCCTTAAATTCTAACGCGACATTAGGTTATTTTAACAAAATAGCAAAGGATGCGGACTAA
- a CDS encoding DUF6176 family protein: MKLTTELSRFKVKQGKEVAVEQWMGFLEKQMDNVLLTLEDEKMFVETIFSETLDGNTYLYWYSVQGEGGAELENSSHEVDQKHMEYWNDCIDSTYSPVDLEAKLVMIQKKVRSVMN, translated from the coding sequence ATGAAACTAACTACAGAGCTTTCAAGATTTAAAGTGAAACAGGGAAAGGAAGTTGCAGTTGAGCAATGGATGGGATTTTTAGAAAAGCAAATGGATAATGTATTGCTTACACTTGAGGATGAAAAAATGTTCGTCGAAACAATTTTTAGCGAAACACTTGATGGCAACACCTATCTTTACTGGTACTCGGTACAAGGAGAAGGGGGTGCAGAGTTGGAAAACTCAAGTCATGAAGTGGATCAAAAGCATATGGAATACTGGAACGACTGCATCGATTCGACTTACTCGCCAGTTGACTTAGAAGCAAAGCTTGTCATGATCCAGAAAAAAGTAAGGTCTGTAATGAATTGA
- a CDS encoding sensor domain-containing phosphodiesterase produces MQNIEQQIQELDETREDFVLILNTEGFVAHSSQNWRVYCQSRQLPTALWKDGGNYFKCLEEMKKFNELQSIKDILAGSEKEVIQLVLFYDQETMECLSVKYKPFSLDSNSKGIILYKQLLTNMSSLSCLKTEVVLENMADAFFLLDNQMRFHFLNSESEKILQRKKQELIGRSIWSCFPKAVGTKFYSTYIRAMQDRVTLQFEEYYAPLDTRFRVKVTPVSDGGLAVYYQKTHKKETLETKFLKIPSTDYLTGWLTRIKFEESIEQILQKELPFSLVYINLDNFKHINTLYNHKTGDQVIKKLAEKVENLLSSQDLAGRLDGDELILLHLHQLKEEIEDFPQKIRNVFPHSMILESGKSITVNASIGVSSYPQDSYSAEELITYAETAMRKAKEQNGSSYSLFHSGMGIDLARRFLIEKSLAGNLQELGYHFVLQPQINCETGDLTGVEVLSRWNHPTLGPISPIEFIGIAEETGTISRLTNHLLEEVFTFINKEKKHSKSFPKIAINVTSSLLTSQTFFHDLFLLMEKNQISAEQIELEITESVELTGSELTLTNLMTCRSKGISIALDDFGTGFSMLAYLVDYPIDKIKLDKSFISKIGQDARSEAVLKSLIQFVKGIDCQLLAEGVETHAEALFLQENGCSIHQGYLHDKPLSPEAFSKKYFI; encoded by the coding sequence ATGCAAAACATCGAACAACAAATTCAGGAGTTAGATGAAACGCGAGAAGATTTTGTTCTGATTTTGAACACAGAGGGGTTCGTTGCCCATTCTAGCCAAAATTGGAGAGTGTATTGTCAGAGTCGTCAACTGCCAACTGCTCTTTGGAAAGACGGGGGAAACTACTTCAAATGTCTGGAAGAAATGAAGAAATTCAACGAGTTACAATCTATAAAAGATATATTGGCGGGAAGCGAGAAGGAAGTAATTCAGCTTGTGCTTTTCTACGATCAAGAAACAATGGAGTGCCTTTCTGTGAAATATAAGCCTTTTTCACTCGACAGTAATTCAAAAGGAATTATCCTTTATAAACAGTTGTTGACCAACATGTCCTCATTAAGTTGTCTGAAGACAGAAGTTGTTCTCGAGAATATGGCAGATGCCTTTTTCCTTCTCGATAACCAAATGAGGTTTCACTTTTTAAATTCTGAATCGGAAAAAATTCTTCAGCGTAAAAAACAAGAACTGATTGGTCGAAGTATTTGGAGTTGCTTCCCAAAAGCTGTTGGAACTAAATTTTATTCGACTTATATCCGGGCAATGCAGGATCGGGTAACTCTACAATTTGAAGAATACTATGCGCCATTGGACACTAGATTTCGTGTCAAAGTTACACCAGTTTCTGATGGTGGACTCGCTGTTTATTATCAAAAAACTCATAAGAAAGAAACTCTGGAAACAAAATTTCTAAAAATCCCTTCTACTGATTATCTAACCGGCTGGTTAACCCGGATAAAATTTGAAGAAAGTATTGAACAAATTCTGCAAAAAGAACTCCCTTTTTCTCTCGTCTATATTAACCTAGATAATTTCAAGCATATTAATACACTCTACAATCACAAAACTGGAGACCAGGTTATTAAAAAACTCGCAGAAAAAGTAGAAAACTTGCTGTCTTCTCAAGATTTAGCTGGTCGACTTGATGGCGACGAACTCATTCTTCTCCACTTGCATCAACTAAAAGAGGAAATTGAAGACTTCCCGCAAAAGATTCGGAATGTCTTTCCTCATTCTATGATATTAGAAAGCGGTAAATCGATTACAGTAAACGCCAGCATTGGCGTTTCTTCCTATCCTCAAGATTCTTACAGTGCCGAAGAACTGATCACATATGCTGAGACGGCAATGCGAAAAGCTAAAGAACAAAACGGTTCTTCTTACTCCCTTTTTCACTCAGGGATGGGAATTGATTTAGCTCGTCGATTTTTGATTGAAAAAAGTCTGGCAGGTAATCTCCAAGAACTTGGCTACCACTTTGTTTTACAACCACAAATTAACTGTGAAACCGGTGACCTCACCGGCGTTGAAGTACTGTCACGATGGAATCATCCAACCCTCGGTCCTATTTCTCCTATTGAATTCATTGGCATCGCTGAAGAAACCGGAACTATATCACGTTTAACAAACCATTTGCTAGAGGAAGTTTTTACTTTTATCAATAAAGAGAAAAAACACAGTAAAAGTTTTCCTAAAATAGCTATTAATGTAACTTCGTCGCTACTTACAAGTCAAACTTTTTTTCATGATTTGTTTCTCTTAATGGAAAAAAACCAGATTTCTGCTGAACAGATTGAACTTGAAATCACAGAAAGTGTAGAACTGACCGGTTCGGAACTGACACTAACTAACTTGATGACCTGCAGATCAAAGGGAATCTCAATTGCTTTGGATGATTTTGGTACCGGTTTTTCTATGTTAGCCTATTTGGTAGATTATCCTATCGATAAAATTAAGTTGGATAAATCGTTTATCAGCAAAATTGGTCAAGATGCCCGATCCGAAGCAGTTCTCAAATCACTGATCCAGTTTGTTAAAGGGATTGATTGTCAATTGTTAGCTGAAGGCGTTGAAACACACGCAGAAGCTTTATTCCTTCAAGAAAATGGTTGTTCTATTCATCAAGGTTATCTTCACGATAAACCTTTGTCACCTGAAGCTTTCAGCAAAAAATATTTTATTTAA
- a CDS encoding GNAT family N-acetyltransferase, translating into MIFPLLETKRLRLNQVEESDAVRFFDIMSRDKVTEYYGMDSLSYEEEAVEVIRSFRLSFEVNRSIRWAIRLKETNQFIGTIGLNNLNPKAKKAEIGYELHPDYWRQQFMQEAIHSVLNYAFTELDLYRMGAVTFPENTSSNRLLQKLGFTVEGKLRGYLYQRNQSHDALIFSLLKPEWSSS; encoded by the coding sequence ATGATATTTCCTCTATTAGAAACAAAAAGGCTGCGTTTAAACCAAGTTGAAGAAAGCGATGCGGTGCGATTTTTCGACATCATGTCGCGAGACAAAGTGACCGAATATTACGGAATGGATTCGTTGAGTTACGAAGAAGAAGCTGTAGAAGTTATTCGTTCATTCCGTCTTAGTTTTGAAGTGAACCGAAGCATACGCTGGGCGATTCGCCTTAAAGAGACAAACCAGTTTATCGGAACAATCGGTTTGAATAACTTGAATCCAAAAGCAAAGAAAGCAGAGATTGGCTATGAATTACATCCAGATTATTGGCGTCAGCAATTCATGCAAGAAGCTATACACAGCGTGCTAAACTATGCTTTTACAGAACTCGATTTATATCGAATGGGTGCTGTAACGTTTCCCGAAAATACGTCATCTAATCGTTTGTTACAAAAGCTAGGCTTTACAGTAGAAGGAAAACTGCGTGGTTATTTGTATCAACGGAACCAATCTCATGATGCGTTGATCTTTTCTTTATTAAAACCGGAATGGTCATCTAGCTAG
- a CDS encoding GNAT family N-acetyltransferase gives MRSEQVYIRFFQPRDAAEKLKLEVANRDFFEAYSVTRYSDFYTLEMQRELIEIYADQKEDDLSYSFGIFENETDVLVGTISLVQVIRGPLQSAILGYALDKTYNGRGYMTEAIELTVAYAFKKLALHRIEAGVMPGNDASVRVLEKAGFHQEGIASKNVEINGKWQDHQILAIINPRDF, from the coding sequence ATGAGAAGTGAGCAGGTTTATATCCGATTTTTTCAGCCGAGAGATGCTGCTGAAAAACTAAAGCTAGAGGTCGCAAACCGTGACTTTTTTGAAGCCTACTCGGTTACGCGTTATTCGGATTTCTATACGCTTGAAATGCAGCGGGAGCTTATTGAAATTTATGCCGATCAAAAAGAAGATGATTTATCGTATAGCTTTGGAATTTTTGAGAATGAAACCGATGTGTTGGTTGGAACAATTAGTTTAGTGCAAGTGATTAGAGGACCGTTGCAAAGCGCCATACTAGGATATGCGCTAGACAAAACCTATAACGGTAGAGGCTATATGACAGAAGCAATTGAGCTGACCGTGGCATATGCTTTCAAAAAACTAGCGCTACACCGAATCGAAGCAGGCGTTATGCCAGGAAATGACGCTTCAGTTCGCGTGTTGGAAAAAGCAGGTTTCCATCAAGAAGGTATTGCTTCAAAAAATGTTGAAATTAACGGCAAATGGCAAGACCATCAAATACTCGCAATCATCAACCCAAGAGACTTTTAA
- a CDS encoding GNAT family N-acetyltransferase, which yields MLETNRFYLREFIKEDWKAVHAYASQEIVTQYQPWGPNTEKETQQYLVDVLEQQVTNPRTSFTFAVVWKQTNEVIGAGELSAIDNMNQSGEIGYILHPNFWRRGIATEVTLLLLEFGFRNKELNRISASCDLQNSGSQNVLEKSGMVKEGLLRQNLQMKKGWRDSLLYSILKTEYMS from the coding sequence ATGCTTGAAACAAACCGCTTCTATTTGCGAGAGTTTATTAAAGAGGATTGGAAAGCTGTACATGCCTATGCCTCACAGGAAATAGTTACTCAATACCAACCATGGGGACCTAATACAGAAAAAGAAACGCAACAATATCTAGTAGATGTGTTAGAGCAACAGGTAACAAACCCTCGTACGAGTTTTACTTTTGCAGTGGTATGGAAACAAACAAACGAAGTGATTGGAGCGGGAGAGCTTTCTGCAATAGATAACATGAACCAGTCAGGTGAAATCGGTTATATTCTTCATCCGAATTTTTGGAGAAGGGGAATTGCGACAGAAGTCACATTATTATTACTCGAATTTGGGTTTAGAAACAAAGAACTCAACAGAATTTCAGCTAGTTGTGATCTTCAAAACAGTGGGTCGCAAAACGTTCTAGAAAAATCAGGAATGGTAAAAGAAGGACTGCTTCGCCAAAACTTACAAATGAAAAAAGGCTGGCGCGATTCTCTGCTCTACAGTATTCTCAAAACTGAATACATGAGCTAG